One Kitasatospora sp. NBC_01287 DNA window includes the following coding sequences:
- a CDS encoding trans-aconitate 2-methyltransferase, translated as MNSHSDSRHDHGRTAGHGPGHGPGHRHGHGGTDIDWEVMATQLENSGELQLPVLRQVAARLRELLGPEQRVRRVLDIGSGPGVMTCVLAEAFEDAEVVAVDGAPGLLDHALARAERLGLGGRVSVRHAELPEGLHGGGSGGGSGGKAGDGRGDGGLGAADLVWSSKAVHHLGDQQDALAALAAVLRPGGLLAVAEGGLPMRFLPRDLGIGRPGLQARLDSVLEDWFEVMRAELPGSTSVVEDWPAMLGRAGLTGTGGFTSLLDLPAPLGEGPRAFLHSHLTRIREAMGESLDAEDRKTLDALLDPQGPDGILRRPDAFLLSATTVFTGVRPGR; from the coding sequence ATGAACTCACACAGCGACTCCCGACACGACCACGGCCGCACCGCCGGGCACGGACCCGGACACGGCCCCGGGCACCGCCACGGCCACGGCGGCACCGACATCGATTGGGAGGTCATGGCCACCCAACTGGAGAACAGCGGCGAACTGCAGCTCCCGGTCCTGCGCCAGGTGGCGGCCCGGCTGCGCGAGCTGCTCGGCCCGGAGCAACGGGTGCGGCGCGTCCTCGACATCGGCAGCGGGCCCGGTGTGATGACCTGCGTGCTCGCCGAGGCCTTCGAGGACGCCGAGGTGGTCGCCGTGGACGGCGCGCCCGGGCTGCTGGACCACGCCTTGGCGCGCGCCGAGCGGCTGGGGCTCGGGGGCAGGGTGAGCGTCCGGCACGCGGAACTGCCCGAGGGCCTGCACGGCGGCGGCAGCGGTGGCGGCAGCGGTGGCAAGGCCGGGGACGGGCGCGGGGACGGCGGTCTCGGCGCGGCGGACCTGGTCTGGAGCAGCAAGGCCGTGCACCACCTCGGCGATCAGCAGGACGCGCTGGCCGCGCTGGCCGCCGTACTGCGGCCCGGCGGGCTGCTCGCCGTGGCGGAGGGCGGCCTGCCGATGAGGTTCCTGCCGCGTGACCTCGGCATCGGCCGCCCGGGGCTGCAGGCCCGGCTCGACTCCGTCCTGGAGGACTGGTTCGAGGTCATGCGGGCCGAGCTGCCCGGCAGCACCAGCGTGGTCGAGGACTGGCCCGCGATGCTCGGGCGGGCCGGACTGACCGGCACCGGCGGCTTCACCTCGCTCCTCGACCTGCCGGCGCCGCTGGGCGAGGGGCCCCGCGCCTTCCTGCACTCCCACCTGACCCGGATCCGGGAGGCGATGGGTGAGTCCCTTGACGCGGAGGACCGCAAGACCCTCGACGCGCTGCTCGACCCGCAGGGGCCGGACGGCATCCTGCGCCGGCCGGACGCCTTCCTCCTCTCCGCCACCACGGTCTTCACGGGTGTGCGCCCGGGCCGTTGA
- a CDS encoding helix-turn-helix domain-containing protein, translating into MDQPDRPDQDRPDRQDRADQQDRADRPLPYQAVLDEVAPRLRRLRAKRGLTLAALAEATGISKSTLSRLESGQRRPSLELLLPLATVYQVPLDDLVGAPAVGDPRVRLAPRALPDGGSALPLTRGPGPLQAYKMVIADRGTEPELRTHEGYEWLYVLGGRLRLVLAEHDLVLGPGEAAEFDTRVPHWFSSADGRPVEILSLFGRQGERMHVRAKPRA; encoded by the coding sequence ATGGACCAACCAGACCGACCGGACCAAGACCGACCGGACCGACAAGACCGGGCGGACCAACAAGACCGGGCGGACCGACCACTGCCCTACCAAGCCGTCCTCGACGAGGTCGCTCCCCGGCTCAGGCGGCTGCGCGCCAAGCGCGGCCTCACCCTGGCCGCGCTCGCGGAGGCGACCGGCATCTCGAAGAGCACCCTGTCGCGGCTGGAGTCCGGGCAGCGCCGACCGAGCCTGGAACTGCTACTGCCGCTGGCCACCGTCTACCAGGTGCCGCTGGACGACCTGGTAGGCGCCCCCGCGGTGGGAGACCCCCGGGTGCGGCTGGCGCCCCGCGCCCTGCCCGACGGCGGCTCGGCCCTCCCACTGACCCGGGGCCCCGGCCCCCTCCAGGCGTACAAGATGGTGATCGCCGATCGGGGCACCGAGCCGGAGCTGCGGACCCACGAGGGCTACGAGTGGCTGTACGTGCTGGGCGGGCGGCTGCGGCTCGTCCTCGCCGAGCACGACCTGGTCCTCGGCCCCGGTGAGGCCGCCGAGTTCGACACCCGGGTGCCCCACTGGTTCAGCAGCGCGGACGGTCGGCCGGTGGAGATCCTCAGCCTCTTCGGGCGGCAGGGCGAGCGCATGCACGTCCGGGCGAAGCCCCGCGCCTAA
- the ligA gene encoding NAD-dependent DNA ligase LigA, with amino-acid sequence MTGMKDAAVPASPAAYATAVATAVSAAAAYYADGATPLGDDEYDALVRAIAAYELAHPDEVLPDSPSGKVAGGAAVGDVPHSVPMLSLENVFSAEELADWAAGLERRLARPVAAWCVEPKLDGLAVAARYRSGRLARLITRGDGVAGEDISHAAEAILGLPQELGEPLDVELRGEVLLTQEQFDRANELRTAHGATPFANPRNGAAGTLRAKDRAYRVELTFFAYGAVGLDESGHSALLARLADLGAGTAAVTAAAPRRCATLDEVQQRVEEITALRAELPFGIDGVVIKADAAADQELAGEGSRAPRWAVARKLPARHKVTRLLDVEWNVGRTGVIAPRAVLDPVLIEGVTVTYATLHNPADITRRGLMIGDQVFVYRAGDVIPRVEAPLVEQRTGAERPIAFPEACPRCGDAIDTSQQRWRCVRGRGCQAVASIRYAAGRDQLDIEGLGGSRAVQLVEAGFVDDVADLFTLTKEQLLTLERMGETSTDKLLAAIEAARLQPLARVFCALGVRGTGRTMSRRIAAHFGSMAAIRAADQDALAEVDGIGADKAVMIITELAELAPVLEKLAARDVGQAVREPVRRVGADAGAGAGAAVGSAAGTGAGTGADGVADAERVEAEGPLAGQAVVVTGAMTGRLAALSRNEMNELIERAGGKASSSVSSRTTLLVAGAKAGSKLGKAEQLGVRVIGPEEFAELLGDLLGDLLGG; translated from the coding sequence ATGACGGGTATGAAGGACGCAGCCGTTCCGGCCTCTCCCGCCGCCTATGCCACCGCCGTCGCCACCGCCGTGTCGGCGGCCGCGGCCTACTACGCCGACGGCGCCACGCCGCTGGGCGACGACGAGTACGACGCGCTGGTGCGCGCGATCGCCGCCTACGAGCTGGCCCACCCGGACGAGGTGCTTCCCGACTCCCCGTCCGGGAAGGTAGCAGGCGGGGCGGCGGTCGGGGACGTCCCGCACTCCGTGCCGATGCTGTCGCTGGAGAACGTCTTCTCCGCCGAGGAGCTCGCCGACTGGGCGGCGGGGCTGGAGCGGCGGCTGGCGCGCCCGGTGGCCGCGTGGTGCGTGGAGCCCAAGCTCGACGGCCTCGCCGTGGCCGCCCGCTACCGGTCCGGCCGGCTGGCACGGCTGATCACCCGGGGTGACGGCGTGGCCGGGGAGGACATCAGCCATGCCGCCGAGGCGATCCTCGGGCTCCCGCAGGAGCTGGGCGAGCCGCTCGACGTCGAGTTGCGCGGCGAGGTGCTGCTGACCCAGGAGCAGTTCGACCGGGCCAACGAGCTGCGGACCGCGCACGGCGCCACCCCCTTCGCCAACCCGCGCAACGGCGCCGCCGGGACGCTGCGCGCCAAGGACCGCGCCTACCGGGTCGAGCTGACCTTCTTCGCCTACGGCGCCGTCGGCCTGGACGAGAGCGGTCACAGCGCGCTGCTGGCCCGGCTCGCCGACCTGGGCGCCGGCACCGCCGCCGTCACCGCGGCGGCCCCGCGACGCTGCGCCACGCTCGACGAGGTGCAGCAGCGGGTCGAGGAGATCACGGCGCTGCGGGCCGAGCTCCCGTTCGGCATCGACGGCGTCGTCATCAAGGCGGATGCCGCCGCCGACCAGGAGCTCGCGGGGGAGGGCTCGCGCGCCCCGCGCTGGGCCGTGGCACGCAAGCTGCCCGCGCGGCACAAGGTCACCAGGCTGCTCGACGTGGAGTGGAACGTCGGCCGCACCGGCGTCATCGCCCCGCGCGCGGTGCTCGACCCGGTGTTGATCGAGGGCGTCACCGTCACGTACGCCACCCTGCACAACCCGGCCGACATCACCCGCCGCGGGCTGATGATCGGCGACCAGGTCTTCGTCTACCGGGCGGGCGACGTCATCCCCCGGGTGGAGGCGCCGCTGGTGGAGCAGCGGACCGGTGCCGAGCGGCCGATCGCCTTCCCCGAGGCCTGCCCCCGGTGCGGGGACGCCATCGACACCTCGCAGCAGCGCTGGCGCTGCGTGCGCGGTCGCGGCTGCCAGGCCGTCGCCTCGATCCGCTACGCCGCGGGCCGCGACCAGTTGGACATCGAGGGGCTCGGCGGCAGCCGCGCGGTCCAGCTGGTCGAGGCCGGCTTCGTGGACGATGTCGCGGATCTCTTCACCCTGACCAAGGAGCAACTGCTCACCTTGGAGCGGATGGGGGAGACGAGTACCGACAAGCTGCTCGCGGCGATCGAGGCCGCGCGGCTGCAGCCGCTGGCCCGGGTCTTCTGCGCGCTCGGCGTGCGCGGCACCGGTCGCACCATGTCCCGCCGGATCGCCGCGCACTTCGGCAGCATGGCGGCCATCCGCGCGGCGGACCAGGACGCGCTGGCCGAGGTCGACGGGATCGGGGCGGACAAGGCCGTCATGATCATCACCGAACTCGCCGAACTGGCACCGGTGCTGGAGAAGCTCGCCGCGCGCGACGTCGGCCAGGCCGTGCGGGAGCCGGTCCGGCGGGTGGGTGCGGACGCGGGTGCGGGCGCCGGCGCGGCGGTCGGTTCGGCGGCGGGCACGGGTGCGGGCACGGGTGCGGATGGGGTGGCGGACGCCGAGCGGGTCGAGGCCGAGGGGCCGCTGGCGGGCCAGGCCGTGGTGGTCACCGGTGCCATGACGGGCCGGCTGGCCGCGCTCTCCCGCAACGAGATGAACGAGCTGATCGAGCGGGCCGGCGGCAAGGCCTCTTCCAGCGTCTCCTCGCGCACCACGCTGCTGGTGGCCGGGGCGAAGGCGGGCTCCAAGCTGGGCAAGGCCGAGCAACTCGGCGTGCGGGTCATCGGCCCGGAGGAGTTCGCCGAGCTGCTCGGTGACCTGCTCGGTGACCTGCTCGGTGGGTAG
- a CDS encoding GNAT family N-acetyltransferase, which produces MYETERLTLRQWQAADRDRALDLYSRWEVARWLGAEPKPLADAAAAEALIGRFRERSATPPFGCWAVERQDTGVVAGTVLLVPIPDGDGEVEVGWHFHPDSWGKGFATEAARALVAAGFASGLDEIHAVVRPGNDPSTALCRRLGMAERGLTNRYYGTAMEQFTLSRPAG; this is translated from the coding sequence GTGTACGAGACCGAACGCCTGACCCTGCGTCAGTGGCAGGCCGCCGACCGCGACCGCGCGCTGGACCTCTACTCCCGGTGGGAGGTGGCCCGGTGGCTGGGGGCCGAGCCGAAACCGCTGGCGGACGCGGCGGCGGCGGAGGCCCTGATCGGACGCTTCCGGGAGCGCTCGGCGACCCCGCCGTTCGGATGTTGGGCAGTGGAACGCCAGGACACCGGGGTGGTGGCGGGGACCGTGCTGCTGGTGCCGATTCCGGATGGGGACGGCGAAGTCGAGGTGGGCTGGCACTTCCACCCCGACAGCTGGGGCAAGGGGTTCGCCACCGAGGCGGCCCGGGCGCTGGTGGCGGCCGGTTTCGCGAGCGGGCTGGACGAGATCCACGCGGTCGTCCGGCCGGGCAACGACCCCTCGACGGCACTCTGCCGCCGTCTCGGCATGGCCGAGCGCGGCCTGACCAACCGCTACTACGGCACCGCGATGGAGCAGTTCACCCTCTCCCGACCCGCAGGATGA
- a CDS encoding UBP-type zinc finger domain-containing protein, which produces MSGWRVAPDAGRPEGLGCAHLDTAVPGVRPVTPQGCEECLAAGTGWVHLRMCLVCGHVGCCDSSPGQHASEHFAHQDHPLARSIEPGEDWAWCYRDELFLEPVRG; this is translated from the coding sequence ATGAGCGGTTGGCGAGTGGCACCGGACGCGGGCCGGCCCGAGGGCCTCGGCTGCGCCCACCTGGACACGGCGGTACCGGGAGTCCGCCCCGTCACCCCGCAGGGGTGCGAGGAGTGCCTCGCGGCCGGCACCGGCTGGGTGCACCTGCGGATGTGCCTGGTCTGCGGCCACGTCGGCTGCTGCGACAGCTCGCCCGGGCAGCACGCCTCGGAGCACTTCGCCCACCAGGACCACCCGCTGGCCCGCTCCATCGAGCCGGGCGAGGACTGGGCGTGGTGCTACCGGGACGAGCTCTTCCTGGAGCCGGTCCGAGGCTGA
- a CDS encoding TetR/AcrR family transcriptional regulator — MPTGVAIHDVREQLFDAAERVLLRDGPSALTSRAVTVEAGCAKGVLHRHFADFDAFLAELVLDRIARIERQAVGLCDRAGTGGVVDNLTTALTELFGSVAVAVVGLVVSRDDLRARLRATTPTGIPVLTEAAAMLARYLAAERELTRLAADADVEVLAPTLIGTGHLLFADRTGAPPEPGAVRAAVAAVVGGVVRDPAG, encoded by the coding sequence GTGCCGACAGGGGTGGCCATCCACGATGTGCGGGAGCAACTGTTCGACGCCGCCGAGCGGGTCCTGCTCCGGGACGGGCCGAGTGCGCTGACCAGCCGGGCGGTCACCGTGGAGGCGGGCTGTGCCAAGGGGGTGCTGCACCGGCACTTCGCCGACTTCGACGCGTTCCTCGCCGAGCTGGTGCTGGACCGGATCGCGCGCATCGAGCGGCAGGCCGTCGGGTTGTGCGACCGCGCGGGGACCGGCGGCGTCGTCGACAACCTGACCACCGCGCTGACCGAGCTCTTCGGGTCGGTCGCGGTGGCTGTCGTCGGCCTGGTGGTCTCCCGGGACGACCTGCGCGCCCGGCTCCGCGCGACCACGCCAACCGGCATCCCGGTGCTCACGGAGGCCGCTGCGATGCTCGCCCGCTACCTCGCCGCCGAGCGCGAACTCACCCGCCTCGCGGCGGACGCCGATGTCGAGGTCCTCGCACCCACGCTGATCGGGACCGGGCACCTGCTCTTCGCCGACCGCACGGGCGCACCGCCGGAGCCCGGTGCCGTCCGGGCGGCCGTGGCCGCGGTCGTCGGAGGCGTCGTGCGGGACCCGGCGGGCTGA
- a CDS encoding class I SAM-dependent methyltransferase: protein MPTLPPERAPRSTQQPHQHRSVAESFGADAERYDRTRPGYPQALVDRIVTACPGPAPDLLDVGCGTGIAARQFAAAGCRVLGVDPDARMAGIARRSGLQVEVATIEAWDPAGRTFDAVVSGQTWHWVDPVAGAAKAALALRPGGPLALFWNGGRPAPELAAAFAEVYRRVAPDALAARQWSRPTADPYAELCARAAEGIRAVGAFGEPEQWRHAWERSYTRAQWLDQLPTTGGHHQLPPAVLDEVLLGVGTAIDAVGGSFTMRYTTLAVTAVRTAAPTTTAPHRDLTAG from the coding sequence ATGCCCACTTTACCGCCCGAGCGCGCGCCTCGCTCCACCCAGCAGCCCCATCAGCACCGGTCCGTCGCCGAATCGTTCGGCGCGGACGCCGAACGCTACGACCGGACCAGGCCCGGCTACCCCCAGGCCCTGGTGGACCGGATCGTCACCGCCTGCCCCGGCCCCGCGCCGGACCTGCTCGACGTCGGCTGCGGCACCGGCATCGCGGCCCGGCAGTTCGCCGCCGCCGGCTGCCGGGTGCTGGGCGTCGACCCCGACGCGCGGATGGCCGGGATCGCGCGCCGGTCCGGCCTTCAGGTCGAGGTCGCGACCATCGAAGCCTGGGACCCGGCCGGCCGGACCTTCGACGCGGTCGTCTCCGGCCAGACCTGGCACTGGGTGGACCCGGTCGCCGGCGCGGCCAAGGCGGCCCTGGCCCTGCGGCCCGGCGGCCCGCTGGCCCTGTTCTGGAACGGCGGCCGGCCGGCCCCCGAGCTGGCGGCGGCGTTCGCCGAGGTCTACCGGCGAGTGGCGCCCGACGCGCTGGCCGCCCGCCAGTGGAGCCGACCGACCGCCGACCCGTACGCGGAGCTGTGCGCCCGGGCGGCCGAGGGGATCCGGGCCGTCGGCGCGTTCGGCGAACCGGAGCAGTGGCGCCACGCGTGGGAGCGCTCCTACACCCGGGCCCAGTGGCTGGACCAGCTGCCCACGACCGGCGGCCATCACCAGCTCCCGCCGGCCGTACTGGACGAGGTCCTGTTGGGCGTCGGCACCGCCATCGACGCGGTGGGCGGCAGCTTCACCATGCGCTACACCACCCTGGCGGTCACCGCCGTGCGCACCGCCGCACCCACCACCACCGCCCCGCACCGCGACCTCACCGCGGGCTGA
- a CDS encoding helix-turn-helix domain-containing protein, giving the protein MQWNEQDISNCGIGRALEVVGRPWALLIVREVSRGLNRFDEIQQHLAVSAAVLSRRLDELVESRLLERVPYQEAGRRTRHGYRLTSRGTELYPILLSLKEWGDRHRADPAGPATVHRHAECGADVHIALVCEQGHRVAGLAEVELRSGPGARSVSPR; this is encoded by the coding sequence GTGCAGTGGAACGAGCAGGACATCAGCAACTGCGGCATCGGCCGCGCGCTCGAGGTGGTGGGCCGCCCCTGGGCCCTGTTGATCGTCCGCGAGGTGTCGCGGGGGCTGAACCGGTTCGACGAGATCCAGCAGCACCTGGCGGTCTCGGCCGCGGTGCTCTCACGCCGGCTCGACGAACTGGTGGAGTCGCGGCTGCTGGAGCGCGTCCCCTACCAGGAGGCCGGTCGGCGCACCCGGCACGGCTACCGGCTCACCTCGCGCGGCACCGAGCTCTACCCGATCCTGCTCTCGCTCAAGGAGTGGGGTGACCGCCACCGCGCCGACCCGGCAGGCCCGGCGACCGTGCACCGGCACGCCGAGTGCGGCGCCGACGTGCACATCGCGCTCGTCTGCGAGCAGGGGCACCGGGTGGCCGGGCTGGCGGAGGTCGAGCTGCGCAGCGGGCCGGGCGCCAGGTCCGTCAGCCCGCGGTGA
- a CDS encoding tautomerase family protein encodes MPIVRITLSADRPAETRRPIADAVHRALVEVVGIPAGDRFQTIEVLPRDAMIFDPEYLDVARQDVVAIQITLRGGRTPEVKRRLYAHIAEGAAAVGVRPEDVFVVLTENGSADWSVGNGKAQLLDLELPANQS; translated from the coding sequence ATGCCCATCGTCCGCATCACCCTCAGCGCCGACCGTCCCGCCGAGACCAGGCGCCCCATCGCCGACGCGGTGCACCGCGCCCTGGTCGAGGTGGTGGGCATCCCGGCGGGTGACCGCTTCCAGACCATCGAGGTGCTGCCGCGCGACGCGATGATCTTCGACCCGGAGTACCTCGACGTGGCACGCCAGGACGTCGTCGCCATCCAGATCACGCTCCGCGGCGGCCGCACCCCGGAGGTCAAGCGGCGCCTCTACGCCCACATCGCCGAAGGCGCGGCCGCGGTCGGGGTGCGACCGGAGGACGTGTTCGTGGTCCTCACCGAGAACGGCTCCGCGGACTGGTCGGTGGGCAACGGGAAGGCCCAGCTCCTCGACCTGGAACTGCCCGCCAACCAGAGCTGA
- a CDS encoding nuclear transport factor 2 family protein: MPAATSREVVDRFLRLTAKGPAEETADVFSEDAVFEMPFLPPGAPAQEAGREAFRAHLRGAAGLQEFDSVDTVRIHETADPEVVVVEHRLHGRVIATGKRFALDIVMIARVRDGLIVWSRTYSNPLDGAIAFDMVHDLLTGLTAA, encoded by the coding sequence GTGCCCGCTGCCACCTCACGCGAGGTCGTCGACCGCTTCCTCCGCCTCACCGCCAAGGGGCCGGCCGAGGAAACGGCCGACGTGTTCTCCGAGGACGCCGTCTTCGAGATGCCGTTCCTACCGCCGGGCGCGCCTGCGCAGGAGGCGGGGCGCGAGGCGTTCCGAGCTCATCTCCGAGGAGCCGCCGGGCTTCAGGAGTTCGATTCCGTGGACACCGTCCGCATCCACGAGACGGCCGACCCGGAAGTCGTCGTCGTCGAGCACAGGCTCCACGGCCGGGTCATCGCCACCGGGAAGCGCTTCGCTCTCGACATCGTCATGATCGCCCGGGTTCGCGACGGGCTGATCGTCTGGTCGCGCACCTACTCGAACCCGCTCGACGGCGCGATCGCCTTCGACATGGTCCATGACCTTCTCACCGGGCTGACCGCGGCATAA
- a CDS encoding magnesium transporter CorA family protein encodes MARTRLYRSGNLVLEDFPVEDISDYVSDPSAVVWLDLCAPGPAELAMISEEFGLHALAVEDARNEHQRPKLDRYRTHSFLSAYAITTDAETGALRTSEVSVFITDTALITVRKEAGFDIDQVVARWDDTPDLVKHGVGFLVHGLLDFIVDGHFAAVQDLDDRIEELEDMLFEEGSREIESVQRRSFELRKNLVRLRRVVLPMREVVNSLLRRDLHIVNEPLMPYYQDIYDHVLRATEWTESLRDMVTSIMETNLTVQGNRMNLIMKKVTSWASIIAVPTAITGFYGQNVPYPGFGKEWGFLASTGATIVLSAILYVSFRRKDWI; translated from the coding sequence ATGGCAAGAACCCGGCTGTACCGCAGCGGCAACCTGGTGCTCGAGGATTTTCCCGTCGAGGACATCTCCGACTACGTGTCCGACCCCTCGGCGGTGGTCTGGCTTGATCTGTGCGCTCCCGGCCCCGCCGAGCTCGCGATGATCAGCGAGGAGTTCGGCCTGCACGCGCTGGCCGTGGAGGACGCGCGCAACGAGCACCAGCGCCCCAAGCTGGACCGCTACCGCACCCACTCCTTCCTCAGCGCCTACGCGATCACCACGGACGCGGAGACCGGTGCGCTGCGCACCAGCGAGGTCTCGGTCTTCATCACCGACACCGCGCTGATCACCGTCCGCAAGGAGGCCGGCTTCGACATCGATCAGGTCGTCGCCCGCTGGGACGACACCCCGGACCTGGTCAAGCACGGTGTCGGCTTCCTGGTCCACGGCCTGCTCGACTTCATCGTCGACGGCCACTTCGCCGCCGTGCAGGACCTCGACGACCGGATAGAGGAGCTGGAGGACATGCTCTTCGAGGAGGGCAGCCGGGAGATCGAGTCCGTCCAGCGCCGCTCCTTCGAACTGCGCAAGAACCTGGTGCGGCTGCGCCGGGTGGTGCTGCCGATGCGCGAGGTCGTCAACAGCCTGCTCCGCCGGGACCTGCACATCGTCAACGAGCCGCTGATGCCCTACTACCAGGACATCTACGACCACGTCCTGCGGGCGACCGAGTGGACCGAGTCACTGCGCGACATGGTCACCTCGATCATGGAGACGAACCTCACCGTCCAGGGCAACCGGATGAACCTCATCATGAAGAAGGTGACCAGCTGGGCGTCGATCATCGCGGTGCCCACCGCCATCACCGGCTTCTACGGGCAGAACGTCCCCTACCCGGGGTTCGGGAAGGAATGGGGATTCCTGGCCTCCACGGGGGCCACCATCGTGCTCTCCGCCATCCTCTACGTCAGTTTCCGTCGCAAGGACTGGATCTGA
- a CDS encoding APC family permease: protein MPTTPAPSEALPAPESNAGAKGLKGGSLGLVSSVAIGLASTAPAYSLAATLGIVIAGVGLQSPIVMILAFIPMLLIAYGYKEMNEADPDCGTTFTWAARAFGPRTGWMGGWGIIVADVIVLANLAQIAGQYGFTLIGADSLAASTTWTTVAGVVWIVLMTWLCYIGIEISAALQKVLLSIEVVLLAVLSVTALVKVYTGHGIAGSSHVAASWFNPLAIDSPSAFTKGILAAIFIYWGWDTAVSVNEETKDATRTPGRAAVISTVLLLLIYAVVTTSAQAFAGVGTTGSGLGNPDNAADVLSGLGNEVFGSTGIGWFMAKLLIFMVLTSSAASTQTSILPTARTTLSMAAHKALPDRFARIHSRYLTPTWSTVGMGVASIAFYILLTVASQNVLTDSIGSIGLAIAFYYGLTGLTCVWYYRKVLTRSARDLWFKGILPGLGALVLFGLFVYAAFFVYADPSYGTGSIDLPLVGEVGRVSVIGVGSLVLGVVVMFVYAAVRPAYFRKEVIPTSAALPTADA from the coding sequence ATGCCCACCACGCCCGCACCGTCCGAAGCACTGCCCGCGCCCGAGTCGAACGCCGGGGCGAAGGGCCTCAAGGGCGGTTCGCTCGGTCTCGTCTCCAGCGTCGCCATCGGCCTGGCCTCCACGGCGCCCGCCTACAGCCTGGCGGCCACCCTCGGGATCGTGATCGCCGGCGTCGGCCTGCAGTCGCCGATCGTCATGATCCTCGCCTTCATCCCGATGCTGCTCATCGCCTACGGCTACAAGGAGATGAACGAGGCCGACCCCGACTGCGGCACCACCTTCACCTGGGCCGCCCGGGCCTTCGGCCCGCGCACCGGCTGGATGGGCGGCTGGGGGATCATCGTCGCCGACGTCATCGTGCTGGCCAACCTCGCCCAGATCGCCGGGCAGTACGGCTTCACCCTGATCGGCGCCGACTCGTTGGCCGCCAGCACCACCTGGACCACCGTGGCCGGTGTGGTCTGGATCGTGCTGATGACCTGGCTCTGCTACATCGGCATCGAGATCTCCGCGGCCCTGCAGAAGGTCCTGCTGAGCATCGAGGTGGTGCTGCTCGCGGTCCTCTCGGTGACCGCCCTGGTCAAGGTCTACACCGGCCACGGCATCGCGGGCTCCAGCCACGTCGCCGCCTCCTGGTTCAACCCGCTGGCCATCGACTCGCCGAGCGCGTTCACCAAGGGCATCCTGGCCGCGATCTTCATCTACTGGGGCTGGGACACCGCCGTCTCGGTCAACGAGGAGACCAAGGACGCCACCCGCACCCCCGGCCGGGCGGCCGTGATCTCGACCGTCCTGCTGCTGCTGATCTACGCCGTGGTCACCACCTCGGCGCAGGCCTTCGCGGGAGTCGGCACCACCGGCAGCGGGCTCGGCAACCCCGACAACGCGGCCGACGTGCTCTCCGGCCTGGGCAACGAGGTGTTCGGCAGCACCGGCATCGGCTGGTTCATGGCCAAGCTGCTCATCTTCATGGTGCTCACCTCCTCCGCCGCCTCCACCCAGACCTCGATCCTGCCGACCGCGCGCACCACGCTGTCGATGGCCGCGCACAAGGCGCTGCCCGACCGCTTCGCCCGCATCCACAGCAGGTACCTGACGCCGACCTGGTCCACCGTCGGCATGGGCGTCGCCTCGATCGCCTTCTACATCCTGCTCACCGTGGCCAGCCAGAACGTGCTGACCGACTCGATCGGCTCGATCGGCCTGGCGATCGCCTTCTACTACGGCCTGACCGGCCTGACCTGCGTCTGGTACTACCGCAAGGTGCTCACCCGCAGCGCGCGCGACCTCTGGTTCAAGGGCATCCTGCCGGGCCTCGGGGCGCTGGTCCTCTTCGGGCTCTTCGTCTACGCCGCCTTCTTCGTCTACGCCGACCCGTCCTACGGCACCGGCAGCATCGACCTGCCCCTGGTCGGCGAGGTCGGCCGGGTCTCGGTCATCGGCGTGGGCTCGCTGGTCCTCGGCGTGGTGGTGATGTTCGTGTACGCGGCGGTGCGGCCGGCGTACTTCCGCAAGGAGGTCATCCCGACCTCGGCCGCCCTGCCCACCGCGGACGCGTAG